Genomic DNA from Thermodesulfobacteriota bacterium:
TCGTCGAAGGCACCGGAATCTTGTTGCAGAATCGAGGAAAATCCTTTTCTTTGAATCCTGAACATCGGAACAGGCTCGAACCTCATAAGCGCCCCATGCATACCATCATCCCTGGAATGGTTTTCAAAGATGGGGAGTTTTTGATGAGCTTCGGCGTGATGGGGGGCGATATGCAACCCCAGGGCCATGTCCAGTTTTTGGTGAATCTCATTGACTTCGGGATGAATTTACAGGAGGCGATGGATACACCGAGGATCAGACACCTCAGAGGGATGGAGGTGTATCTCGAAGAGGGGATTCCAGAAGAGACTGCTTCGGCTCTTGCTCAGAAGGGCCATCAGGTTATTAAAGGGTTATCTTCGATTAATCAGGTAGGAGGAGGCCAGGCCATCTTTTGGGATCGAGAACAGGATGTCCTCTTAGGAGCCTCCGATCGCCGCAAAGACGGCTGTGCCATCGGATTTTAAAGGATGAAGGGGATCTTTTTCTAATCTTAAAAATGATCGAAATCAAAGGGCCCTTTCCTCCAAAAGGAGAAACGGTTTTCCTTATCCGTAAGCATATGAAACCTGAATGCACTCCTTATTCGACTAAAAGTCCTGAAAAAGAATGAAATATTCAAAGGCAGAGCCGATTTTTAATTTAAGGACAGGAGGCCTTCAGTCGAGCATATATATTCTTATTCGGTGTACGTTTTTAAGGGAATTACCGGCAAAAAAACCTTTCTCGAGATCGGAAATGGTCATCCATAGGTTATGATTTGACGGACTT
This window encodes:
- a CDS encoding gamma-glutamyltransferase, whose amino-acid sequence is VEGTGILLQNRGKSFSLNPEHRNRLEPHKRPMHTIIPGMVFKDGEFLMSFGVMGGDMQPQGHVQFLVNLIDFGMNLQEAMDTPRIRHLRGMEVYLEEGIPEETASALAQKGHQVIKGLSSINQVGGGQAIFWDREQDVLLGASDRRKDGCAIGF